ATACGCAGCTTCCAGGTCACAGACTGCGAATATGCTCCTGCCTCTGTTACTCAATAAAACCCTCCCGTGTATAAGACAACCGCCAGAAACACCGGCACGCTGAAATGAATGTTCTCTATCCGTCTTCCCGTTCGGTAATAAGGATAAATTGTTTTCTCTTTGAAACATTGTGAAAGATACGCGGTGAAATACCGCAGACGTTCCTCTGCATTTTTGCAAAGGAGGATGACGGCAGCCGACAAAACGGCTCCGATTAAAAATGAACAGATGATGCACCGGATAATGGGCGCAACCCCCATAACGCCTCCGAGTGCAGAGAATAATTTGATATCACCCGGCCCCAGCATACGCAGTGCAAACAGTCCGGCCAGCAGAATGATCGGAACTGCTGCTCCAGCCGCAAACTCCCAGATTCCCGAAAGTTTCCGAAGCCAGATCTGATATCCCAAACCGGCGAACCAGAAGATACCGGCCCCGCGGTTTGCGATCTTTTCCGTCTGTATATCCATGCACATGGAAAGAAAGGAAATCTGAAGGATGAGCATGTGACATGCGGACAAACATACACCTCCTCACATGTTAGGCAGTCATCATGTTACCGTTTTTAATTTTTATAATGTCAGGGAATTCTCCGTCAGAACTGACGGTGTGTTTTAGAATGTATGATTATTAAACCACATAATCCTGTGTTTGTCCAGTGTTTTTTTAAGATTCAAAATGTCAGCCATTGCAGTTTTATAAAAGTTGCGGTACAATAAAACATATTTTTCAGGAGGTGGTTGTATGGCTAAGGAAACCAAGACGAACGCCATGCGGATATTGGATAAAAACAAAATTCCATATGAGGCATTGAATTATGAATGTGATGAATTTATAGACGGCCTCCACACGGCCAGTCTCACGAATGCCCCCGTCGAACAGTCATTCAAAACACTGGTAGCGCAGGGAAAGAGCAGGCAGTATTATGTATTCGTTATTCCCATTGCAATGGAACTTCATCTGAAAAACGCGGCAAAAACAGCGGGGGAAAAGTCCGTCGAACTGATTCATGTCCGGGATATCAACTCAGTGACTGGTTATGTCCGCGGAGGATGCAGTCCGATCGGAATGAAAAAACAGTTCCCGACTTTTATCCATGACAGCGCACTTCAGTTTGATGCCATATATATCAGCGGAGGCCGCATCGGCTGCAGTATCCGTCTCTCTCCGACAGAACTGTCCAGGCTTACGCGCGGGCAATTTGCAGATGTCTGCTGCTGATTTTCAGAGACCCTGCAAATTGTATTGAATTTTCTTGCTTTCATTAGTTTTCAGATTATTTGATAATTTCAAATTATATATCTGTTTACTATTTACTTTTTTTATTTTTTTCTATTTTTAGTATTGACTTTTCCTTATTAATTCGATATAATTATAACATCAAAAGAAATAAAAAATTAAAAAAGTACTACAAGGAGGATAAACCACCGAGAACTTAACGATTCACCCCAAAGTCTGATGAAAGAGAGGTACGGACCACCAAAAACGTAACTTGAACCTAAAAGCATCTAAGTAACTAAAATGAGGTACACTCCAATGGACAACGAATTTTAAAAGGAACTATCAGAAATGTCAATCTCTGATAGTTCCTTTTCCATATCATTTTTCTATTTTTAAACCTGTATGTTTTTCAGTTCTTTTTTTCTTCTGTGCCGCCGGTAGATTTCCGCCGTTTTGTTATATACGCCAAACGACTGCACCAGCACGGCATTCCATTTTCCGATTTTATCCTTTGTGGTTTTGCTGTAGATCGTACCGCCGTAGGTCACTTCACCGCCCCGCTGAATATAACGTATCAGATCAGACTCCCGGCGCACCTCCTTCGGAAAATCCGTAAAGGCTGTACCGATACAGTCATAGCGATGTGCATCGCTTCCTCCGAAACCAGGCTTGTGATACCTGGTCGCCAGACTCTGTGCCGCCTCATTACTCTCTTCTGTCTCGCACGCATTAAATGCCTCGATAAAATCAAATTTCCTCAGAATCTCATCCTTGCTTTTCTTCTTTTTCGTGTTCAGAATACTCAGATAACGCTCGCCGCAGGGATGAGCCGGCCCGAGAATACCGCCGTTTTTGTGCACAACGTCGATCAGCAGTCTTACGGGCAGTCCGCGAAGTTCGAGCACACGGATCTTGATACCCTCCGGCATGATGATCAGTATATGCCCCGCATCGATGGTGTCGTATTCGATTCCTTTCAGCACGACAAAATCCTTATGCCGCTTGCCCTTAATATTGTTTTTCCATTCCCGGTACCCATCATACGAATTGTGGTCAGTCACCAGCATTCCCTTATACCCCAGCTCTTTCAGCCGGAGAATATACTCTTCCATCGGTACCCTTCCATCCATAGAACCTTCTTTTGTATGACAGTGCATATCAAATTTCATATTATTTTCACCACGATTCTCTTTTCCTTAGCATGGACAGTTTAAGGGTTTTCATACGTATCAGCCGCAAAGTTCGGATACCACCTGATTGATCACCTTACCGTCAGCTTTTCCTTTCAGCTCTGCCATCACCGCCTTCATGATCTGCCCCTTGTTCTTCGTTGCAATAACATCCGCAAATTTTTCTGTCAAAACTGCTTTCACTTCTTCAGCAGACAGCAGTTTCGGTGCATACTCACTGATAATCTCATATCTTGCCTGATATTCCGCCTTCAGATCGGCACGTTCATCCGGGCAGGTGTCCACCTGCTCCTTCACTGTTTTCATTTCTTTTAAGATTACACGGTCTACCAGTTCCTCAGAAATATCTTCCCGGCATCCCTCGTCGATCGCAGCCTTTTTCACCGCGGCGACCACCGAAGAGATGGCTTCCTTTCGCACCTTGTCCCTGGCCTTCATGGCCGTAACCATATCTTTTCTCAATTGTTCCAGCTGCATGTTAATCTCCTCCTTACTACAGACTTCGGACGCGTTCCGGCCGATACTTTCCAGCTTCTTCAACCTCGTCCAGTTTTCTGAGCATCCCTTCGATATCCTCATTCAGATTACCTTTCAGTACAACATAGTTTGACGCATGATTGGCACGGAATACGGTTCCCGGAGAATCTACATTTGTCAGAAACAGCCGCATCTCTTCCACCACTTCATCCGGTGTCAGCAGCTCCATCTCACCAGCCGCAATCTTCCTGTAGATCTCGGTCGATTCATCCAGCATCAGGGTCAGAAATCCAACGTAATCCGGACGGATATCGCTGATCAGCTTCGCTGACTCAACCGCATGTTCTTTCCTGCGTGCCCGTCCGCCAAGCCCTGAGATCAGCGTAATGGACGACTGTATACCCGCGCGGCGCAGTTTTCTTCCTGCTTCAATGATCTCTTCCCTGCTGACTCCCTTGTTGATATCCTTCAGCGTCACGGCATCGCCTGATTCCGCTCCCATATAAACCATTCCCAGACCTGCTTCTGCCAGCGATTTCAGTTCATCCTCCGACTTTCTCAGTATATCTCCCGGTGTTCCGTATGAGGTCACACGTTCCGCGGACGGAAACTTTTCTTTGATAAAGTTCAGGATATCCAGAAGATCGGGCGTTTTCACAATCAGTGCATCACCATCGGCAAGGAATATCCTGCGGATGTTGTCGCCGTAATTGTCATAAGCCGTCTGAAAGTCTTCCAGCACCTCTTCTTTTTTTCGGATCCTGAATTTTTTATCTTTATACATGGTGCAGAACGTACACGCATTATGGGCACATCCGATGGTCACCTGGACAATCAGACTTCTCGCTTCGCTTGGGGGTCTGTATACCATTCCTTCGTATCTCAAGTCTTCATCCCTCTTTCTGTTCTTAAATATATATAACTATTCCAAAGAACTCTTCGTCCCGAACAGTTACGTACATTTATTATAGCACAATCTTTTTCGTGAGCAAGGTCTGGATGAATTTTTACACATTTTTAATGCAGGGTCTGCCGTTTCCCGTTATACTAAAACCATAACGCTGATAATACGCCATTGGATAAGGAGCGACGAAAGGAGGCGACTGTTTTGCATGAAAGCCGCTTGTTTAAAATCTTATATTATCTGCTTGACAGAGGAAAAACCACGGCAGCCGAGCTTGCCGCACAGTTTGAGGTGTCTGTCAGGACCATTTACCGTGACATCGATGCGTTGAGCAGTGCCGGAATCCCCATCTATTCCGTGCAGGGAAAAGGCGGCGGAATCTTTCTTTTAGAAGGCTATGTCATGGATAAAACCTTTATTTCCGCCGAGGAACAGCAGCAGCTCATGATGGCGCTGCAGAGTCTGCCCGCAGCATCTCAGGAGATCAGCAGTCTTCTCAGCAAACTTGGCGCCATGTTTCAGCAGAACACCCGGGACTGGGTTCAGGTTGATTTTTCGCGCTGGGGGAGTACCGAATCTGACCGAAAAAAGTTCTCGCTCATAAAGAATGCGATACTGAACCGCCAATGTCTGTCGTTCCACTACTTTAATTCCGCAGGACAAGGTACCGACCGAAAGGTCAGGCCGGCGAGACTCCTCTATAAGGCAAACGCATGGTATCTTCAGGCGCTGTGCCTCCTGAAAAATGATTACCGGACCTTCAAGATAAACCGTATGGACCATATTCAGCTGCTGGATGAATACTTTCATGAATCCCTGCATCCTCCTGACGCCGAGCCTCTGGAAAAAGCCCCCTCATATCCTCTGATCCGCCTGAGGTTCAGAGCCGCGGCAGCCTACCGGGTATTCGATGAGTTTGACATGAAGGATATTGAAATTCAGGATAACGGGGACCTGATCGTTTCTCAGTATATGCCGGAGGATGCCTGGCTCTATGGCTACCTGCTGTCATTTGGCGGTCACGTTGATATACTTGAACCCAAACGTGTACAGATGAAACTTGCGGAAACTGCAGCGGAAATGTGGCGGAAATATGCAAACCCTGATAATACCTGACATGGCATGTCAGGTTAACAGTGCTATACTGAATACAACAAATTATTTAGAAGGAGACCACCACTATGGAATATATTACTGTTGACAGGGAAAATATTGACAGGGAACATATCTGCTGCTGCATCGCCGACAAAAAAGGAGAAAACGGCGTCGCTCTGAAAAAGGCCTGGATGAAAGACCGATTTGAAGAAGGGCTTGTCTTCCGGCGCTCCAACACGAGAGGAAAAGTCTTTATCGAATACATTCCGGCAGAAAACGCATGGTATCCGATCACCGCCGACGGTTATATGCACATCAACTGCTTCTGGGTATCCGGTCAGTACAAAGGTCACGGCCATTCGAATGAACTGCTTGATTACTGCATACAGGACGCACGCACGAAAGGAAAATCCGGCGTAACCATCATTGCCTCCGACAAGAAACGCGGTTTTCTCTCAGACCCGGATTATATGGCGTACAAAGGTTTTCGGGCTGTGGATGAGGCCGACCCTTTTTTCGTACTGTACTATCTGCCGTTCTCAGAGAGTGCACCCGTGCCGGCGTTCCGGGAGTGCGCAAAACACGGGAAAACCGATGAGCCGGGTATGGTCCTCTACTATACCAGCCAATGTCCTCACACCGCAAAGTACGCCTCTCTCATCCAGTCTGCCGCAGGGCGGCACGGATACGCTCTCAGTATGCATAAGATTGAGACCAAAGAGCAGGCACAGAATGCGCCCACCCCTTTCACTACCTACAGCTTCTTTTTTAACGGTGAATTTGTAACCAACGAAATCCTCAGTGAAAAAAAATTCGAAAAATTTCTGCAGCAGCATGGCCTGTAAGCGTTCACTGTAAAGTGTGGAATTCCAGCTTTACACATGTAAAGATTTTACCAACTTTGTAAAATTAAAAGAATTTTATCGTAAAAAGTATTATATATTACTATCCATTTTACCAAAATCGCAATATTATAATTATATTCTTCTACAAAGAGTAAGAATACAACTTAACTATGACTTTTGGAGGGTTAGTAATATGAATATGTACAAATGGGTGGACAAATTAATCTACGAAGAAGACAAGAAGGCATTTCCGCTTCTGTCCTTTCCGTCCGTACAGCTGCTGTATGTGACAGTAAAAGAACTCGTAACCGACAGTAATTATCAGGCTCTCGGCATGAAAATGCTTGCGGACAAGTATCCGATGCCTGCAGTGGCAAGTTTCATGGACCTTTCCGTCGAGGCCGAGGCGTTCGGCGCCAGTACAGTGTACTCTGCCGACGAAGTTCCGACAATCATCGGTAAGATCGTGGAGACTGAAGAAGAGGCAGACGCCCTCCGTGTTCCTGAAGTCGGCGAAGGCCGCACCGGTATCTACGTTGAAGGCGTAAGAAAAGCCCTCAAACTGATCACCGACCGCCCTGTTTTTGCAGGCTGCACCGGACCGTTTTCCCTTGCCGGCCGTCTGATGGATGTCAATGAAGTCATGCTGCAGTGCTATGAGGAACCGGAACTCGTTCACAAGATTTTAAGAAAAGCAACTGATTTTCTGATTGAATACATCAACGCCTACAAAGCGGTCGGCGCACACGGCATCATTATGGCGGAGCCGCTGGCCGGCGTGTTATCTCCGCAGCTGATCCAGGAGTTCTCCACAGAATATGTCAAAGAGATTGTGGAGGCGACACAGGAACAGGGATTCATCATTATTTATCACAACTGCGGAAATTACACGATTCAGCTGATCGATCAGATTCTGGATACCGGCTGCCGTGTATTCCACTTTGGCGATGCGATCGATATGCGAACGATGATGGAACTTATGCCCCCGGACTGTGTGGCTATGGGAAACATCAGCCCGTCCCAGCAGTTTCGAAACGGCACCCCTCAGTCCGTCAGGATTGAAACGGTTCGTCTTCTGGAGAACTGTAAAGAGTACCGCAACTTTGTCATCTCATCCGGCTGTGATATCCCGCCGCTGACAGAATTTGAAAATATTGATGCATTTTTTGAAACGGTAGATTCATTCTATTACAAACAACGCCTCTTAGATATCATAATGTAGCCTTTTTCTATCCCTTTGGGAATTCCTTCATTAGAAAAAGGGCAAAGATTTTCATAAAGTCTTTGCCCTTTTTCACTTCTTGTGATATCTTTATGGTATACACTAAAATTTTTACAAAAAGGGAAAGAAAGTACTATCTATGGATTCCATATTAATTAAACAGGCGCAAAAATACTGCCGACATTTTGAAACACTTTTTGATATCCACTGTATACCGGTGGACTGTACAAATAATACACTGTATCTGGAAACAGATGTTACCACCGACCTGTGCAAGTCATGTGAAAAGCATCTTGGCTCCAAATGTTATGGAATTAACGCTTTTATCCACGGCTGCCAGGAAGCTTACCGCTGGGACGGTATGTACATCTACTTCTGCAATCTCGGACTCGTCCTTGTCTCCACGTTTATCTCCGACGAAAAGGGAAACCTGTCCGGAGGAATCGTTGCCGGTCCGCTTTGTATGGGCAACATGGATGACTCCCTCTCTGAAATACCGAATTCCGATCTCCGCAAGATCGTGGCCGAAATGCCCTGCTATCCGCCGGAACAGATTCAGAGTCTCGCTGAGGTTATGTCAGCCATTACCTCTTATATCTCCGGTATCTCCCACGGAAGAGCGGGCCGTTATTTCTACAGCCAGGAATCT
The Ruminococcus gauvreauii genome window above contains:
- a CDS encoding prepilin peptidase, whose protein sequence is MSACHMLILQISFLSMCMDIQTEKIANRGAGIFWFAGLGYQIWLRKLSGIWEFAAGAAVPIILLAGLFALRMLGPGDIKLFSALGGVMGVAPIIRCIICSFLIGAVLSAAVILLCKNAEERLRYFTAYLSQCFKEKTIYPYYRTGRRIENIHFSVPVFLAVVLYTGGFY
- the ybaK gene encoding Cys-tRNA(Pro) deacylase, yielding MAKETKTNAMRILDKNKIPYEALNYECDEFIDGLHTASLTNAPVEQSFKTLVAQGKSRQYYVFVIPIAMELHLKNAAKTAGEKSVELIHVRDINSVTGYVRGGCSPIGMKKQFPTFIHDSALQFDAIYISGGRIGCSIRLSPTELSRLTRGQFADVCC
- a CDS encoding PHP-associated domain-containing protein, whose protein sequence is MKFDMHCHTKEGSMDGRVPMEEYILRLKELGYKGMLVTDHNSYDGYREWKNNIKGKRHKDFVVLKGIEYDTIDAGHILIIMPEGIKIRVLELRGLPVRLLIDVVHKNGGILGPAHPCGERYLSILNTKKKKSKDEILRKFDFIEAFNACETEESNEAAQSLATRYHKPGFGGSDAHRYDCIGTAFTDFPKEVRRESDLIRYIQRGGEVTYGGTIYSKTTKDKIGKWNAVLVQSFGVYNKTAEIYRRHRRKKELKNIQV
- a CDS encoding GatB/YqeY domain-containing protein, coding for MQLEQLRKDMVTAMKARDKVRKEAISSVVAAVKKAAIDEGCREDISEELVDRVILKEMKTVKEQVDTCPDERADLKAEYQARYEIISEYAPKLLSAEEVKAVLTEKFADVIATKNKGQIMKAVMAELKGKADGKVINQVVSELCG
- a CDS encoding B12-binding domain-containing radical SAM protein; amino-acid sequence: MRYEGMVYRPPSEARSLIVQVTIGCAHNACTFCTMYKDKKFRIRKKEEVLEDFQTAYDNYGDNIRRIFLADGDALIVKTPDLLDILNFIKEKFPSAERVTSYGTPGDILRKSEDELKSLAEAGLGMVYMGAESGDAVTLKDINKGVSREEIIEAGRKLRRAGIQSSITLISGLGGRARRKEHAVESAKLISDIRPDYVGFLTLMLDESTEIYRKIAAGEMELLTPDEVVEEMRLFLTNVDSPGTVFRANHASNYVVLKGNLNEDIEGMLRKLDEVEEAGKYRPERVRSL
- a CDS encoding helix-turn-helix transcriptional regulator gives rise to the protein MHESRLFKILYYLLDRGKTTAAELAAQFEVSVRTIYRDIDALSSAGIPIYSVQGKGGGIFLLEGYVMDKTFISAEEQQQLMMALQSLPAASQEISSLLSKLGAMFQQNTRDWVQVDFSRWGSTESDRKKFSLIKNAILNRQCLSFHYFNSAGQGTDRKVRPARLLYKANAWYLQALCLLKNDYRTFKINRMDHIQLLDEYFHESLHPPDAEPLEKAPSYPLIRLRFRAAAAYRVFDEFDMKDIEIQDNGDLIVSQYMPEDAWLYGYLLSFGGHVDILEPKRVQMKLAETAAEMWRKYANPDNT
- a CDS encoding N-acetyltransferase — translated: MEYITVDRENIDREHICCCIADKKGENGVALKKAWMKDRFEEGLVFRRSNTRGKVFIEYIPAENAWYPITADGYMHINCFWVSGQYKGHGHSNELLDYCIQDARTKGKSGVTIIASDKKRGFLSDPDYMAYKGFRAVDEADPFFVLYYLPFSESAPVPAFRECAKHGKTDEPGMVLYYTSQCPHTAKYASLIQSAAGRHGYALSMHKIETKEQAQNAPTPFTTYSFFFNGEFVTNEILSEKKFEKFLQQHGL
- a CDS encoding uroporphyrinogen decarboxylase family protein, producing the protein MNMYKWVDKLIYEEDKKAFPLLSFPSVQLLYVTVKELVTDSNYQALGMKMLADKYPMPAVASFMDLSVEAEAFGASTVYSADEVPTIIGKIVETEEEADALRVPEVGEGRTGIYVEGVRKALKLITDRPVFAGCTGPFSLAGRLMDVNEVMLQCYEEPELVHKILRKATDFLIEYINAYKAVGAHGIIMAEPLAGVLSPQLIQEFSTEYVKEIVEATQEQGFIIIYHNCGNYTIQLIDQILDTGCRVFHFGDAIDMRTMMELMPPDCVAMGNISPSQQFRNGTPQSVRIETVRLLENCKEYRNFVISSGCDIPPLTEFENIDAFFETVDSFYYKQRLLDIIM